One window of Manihot esculenta cultivar AM560-2 chromosome 17, M.esculenta_v8, whole genome shotgun sequence genomic DNA carries:
- the LOC110605658 gene encoding protein NDR1, translated as MCIAKSFCLWLLQIVGLLGLLALCLWLIMRPKDPIFTIVEFSVPSISSQNSSAAGDAYNDDTLSFTLEISNPNKDSRIYYNDIVLIFYFGQDTVGKKNISSFHQEKGKNFQERNHVDAEDQKVKRALAEAISNGHAELKVELSTVIQYKTWGIRSKHHGVNKQATIPVGSDGKISGKKKKIKLHNASKIFNLRNKKFL; from the coding sequence ATGTGTATAGCCAAAAGTTTCTGTTTATGGCTTCTACAAATTGTAGGCCTCTTAGGTCTCCTTGCTCTTTGTTTATGGCTAATTATGCGTCCAAAAGATCCTATCTTCACCATTGTAGAGTTCTCTGTCCCATCAATATCTAGCCAGAATTCTTCTGCAGCTGGGGATGCGTATAACGATGACACCCTCAGTTTTACCCTCGAAATTAGCAATCCAAACAAGGACTCCAGAATCTACTATAATGACATTGTTTTGATCTTTTATTTTGGGCAGGATACAGTGGGGAAGAAAAATATTTCATCTTTCCATCAAGAAAAGGGTAAAAATTTTCAAGAAAGGAACCATGTGGATGCTGAGGATCAGAAGGTAAAGAGAGCTCTTGCGGAAGCAATTTCAAATGGGCATGCAGAATTGAAGGTTGAGTTATCAACTGTGATTCAATATAAAACTTGGGGAATTAGGAGTAAGCACCATGGAGTGAACAAGCAAGCTACTATTCCAGTTGGTTCAGATGGGAAGATATctggtaagaagaagaagattaaACTTCATAACGCATCCAAGATATTCAATTTaaggaataaaaaatttctttga
- the LOC110605629 gene encoding NDR1/HIN1-like protein 26, translating into MNTPSRLPLRSGQEAPGIKRQHTARYYAHRVRESLTTRVSKLICAIFLIILFVLGIVAFILWLSLRPHRPRIYIHDFSIPGLGQANGFENAEIIFNVTARNSNQHIGFYYDNVVGSVYYKDQRIGDTPLLNPFYQEAKNTTIMYGVLSGATLTVNSHRWMEFLNDRSKGTVIFRLDVTSNIRFKVSSWSSKRHRMHANCDVGVDPNGSILASYKNKRCPVYFT; encoded by the coding sequence ATGAACACCCCTAGCAGACTACCTCTTCGCTCCGGCCAAGAAGCTCCGGGCATCAAGCGCCAACACACCGCACGCTACTATGCCCACCGGGTTCGCGAAAGCCTCACCACCCGTGTCTCCAAGCTTATATGTGCCATTTTCTTGATCATTCTTTTCGTTTTAGGCATTGTTGCTTTCATTCTATGGCTTAGCTTACGCCCACATCGGCCCCGGATCTACATCCACGATTTTTCGATTCCGGGTTTGGGTCAAGCCAATGGGTTTGAGAATGCTGAGATAATCTTCAACGTGACAGCCCGGAATTCCAACCAGCATATTGGATTTTATTATGACAATGTGGTGGGTTCAGTTTATTACAAAGATCAACGGATCGGAGATACACCGTTATTGAACCCGTTTTATCAAGAAGCCAAGAATACTACAATCATGTACGGGGTGTTAAGTGGGGCCACCTTGACTGTCAATAGCCACCGTTGGATGGAGTTCTTGAATGATCGGTCTAAAGGGACGGTGATTTTTCGTTTAGATGTAACATCAAACATTCGTTTTAAGGTGTCCTCGTGGTCTAGTAAACGCCATCGAATGCATGCCAATTGTGATGTAGGGGTGGATCCTAATGGATCAATCCTGGCAAGTTATAAGAATAAGAGGTGTCCTGTTTATTTTACTTGA